TGATAAAGAAATTATTGCTAAACCTTTATTGATAAAATTATTTAAAATAAATCCAATTAAAACCAATAAAAATATAGTCATTGAAATTTTTAAAACTTTTTTATCTTTTAAGGAACGACTAGAATCCATTTCCATTATTCTCACTTTTAAATCTCTCGAAATATGTACTTTTCTAAAATAAAAGAAATAAACATTTCCAAGTAATATAATCATTGAAATAATAGCCATAGGAGCTGTATTTAATAAAAATTCATTAAATCCTAATCCTCCTTCTGACCCAATAATTAATTGTGTAGGGTCTCCTATAAGAGTTGATAATCCTCCTATATTAGCTGACATTATTTCTGTCATAACAAAAGGAAAAGGATCTATTCTCAACTCATTTGCTAATAATATGGAAATAGGACACATTAATAAAATTGTTGTTACATTATCTAAAAAGGCTGAACATAAAGCTGTTATTATTGATAACATAACTATTAATCTAAAAGGTTCTCCTTTTGTAAATTGAGCTACTTTTATTGCAAACCATTGAAATACTCCTGTCTCTGAAATAATATATACCATCATCATCATTCCAATTAACAATAATAGTATTTCTAATCTTTCATAAACTGCTTTTAAAGCTTCCTCCTCATTTAAAATTCCTATTAATGACATTATTAAACCACCTAACATGGTAGCCCAAGCACTAGGAACTTTCTCTGTAATTATTAAATAAAATGTTAGTATAAAAATTAACATTCCACTGATCAAATAAAACATTCTACCTCCAAAATAAACTAAATATGTAAAACTTTCTTAATTATATCGTATCTTCTTATTACTCCATGTAATTTACCATTTTCTACTACATATATTCTTGTTATTCCTTTTTTTACCATTATAAAACATATCTCCATTATTGGAGTTTTCTTATCTATTGTATATAGATTTTCTTTTCTTCTATATAAATCTTTTATTGTTGCTGTTTCCTCTTTTAATAGATATTCTTCAAAAGGTTCTCCTACTGTTAAGAAGTCTAA
This genomic interval from Fusobacterium perfoetens ATCC 29250 contains the following:
- a CDS encoding ArsB/NhaD family transporter — its product is MFYLISGMLIFILTFYLIITEKVPSAWATMLGGLIMSLIGILNEEEALKAVYERLEILLLLIGMMMMVYIISETGVFQWFAIKVAQFTKGEPFRLIVMLSIITALCSAFLDNVTTILLMCPISILLANELRIDPFPFVMTEIMSANIGGLSTLIGDPTQLIIGSEGGLGFNEFLLNTAPMAIISMIILLGNVYFFYFRKVHISRDLKVRIMEMDSSRSLKDKKVLKISMTIFLLVLIGFILNNFINKGLAIISLSGAIFLVVLTKKEPKEILENVEWETLFFFIGLFMMITGVENLHIIDFIGNKLIKLTEGSFGLALISITWISGFFTSIIGNVANAATISKIVNVMLPAFQDETNIKGLWWALSFGSCLGGNMTMLASATNVVAVTASKKAGCKIDFVKFLKFGASISVQTLVIATIYLLVRYN
- a CDS encoding CBS domain-containing protein; translated protein: TADDVLSPDISPVTEDTTLEVVAKRLINEKISGIPVVDEKNNFLGEITEKELIEYGMPKYLSLMKDLDFLTVGEPFEEYLLKEETATIKDLYRRKENLYTIDKKTPIMEICFIMVKKGITRIYVVENGKLHGVIRRYDIIKKVLHI